The following nucleotide sequence is from Deinococcus planocerae.
CGGCGAGAGCAGCACGGGCAGCCTGATCCAGAAGCAGTGCGCGGACACCCTCAAGCGCGTGCATCTCGAACTCGGCGGGAAGAACCCGGTCGTGGTGTTCGCCGACGCGGACCTCGACCGCGCCCTCGACGCCGTGGTGTTCATGCTCTACAGCCTTAACGGGCAGCGGTGCACGAGTTCGAGCCGCCTGCTCGTCGAGCGCCCCATCCACGACGAGTTCGTCGCCAAGCTCGCCGAGCGTGTAGCGAGTATCCGGGTGGGTGATCCCCTCGACCCGAAAACCGAGGTCGGCCCGCTGGTCCATCCCCGCCAGTTCGAGAAGGTCTGCTCGTACTTCGACATCGCGCGGCAGGACGGGGCGACGGTGGCAGTGGGCGGCGAGCGCCTCGGGACCAGTGGCAACTACGTGCGGCCCAGCCTGATCACGAACGCCCGCTCGCCCATGCGGGTCGCCCAGGAGGAAATCTTCGGGCCGGTTCTGACCGTCATCGCCTTCGACACGGAGGAGGAGGCGTTGCACGTCGCCAACGACGTGAAGTACGGCCTGGCCGGGTATCTCTGGACGAACGACCTCACCCGGGCGCACACCTTCGCGCAGGGGTTGGATGTCGGCATGGTCTGGATCAACTCGGAGAACGTCCGTCACCTGCCCACCCCCTTCGGCGGCATGAAGGCGAGCGGCATCGGGCGGGACGGCGGGGACTACTCCTTCGACTTCTACATGGAGACGAAGAACATCGCCGTGAACCTGAACAGGCACCGGGCCGCTCGGCTGGGGGTGGGCGAGGGGCAGCCGCAGAAGGACGCCGCTGACAAGCGGTTGGCGGAGTAGGGATGACACCTGTTCTGGACCATGTGAGCTTCAAGGTGAGGAGCGTTGCCGCGACCGGAGCCTT
It contains:
- the hpaE gene encoding 5-carboxymethyl-2-hydroxymuconate semialdehyde dehydrogenase, encoding MTVSPPIPTHEALRERLRQHPLQHFIGGQWVDAASGETFDVHTPTDNSLLTRAASGDTTDVDRAAQAAWDAFPAWRALSGKARRKILYRVASLIEARAEEIALLESMDTGQPIRFMKSAAVRAAENFRFFADRAEGAQDGLSLPAEGFLNYTLRQPVGPVGVITPWNTPFMLSTWKIAPALAAGCTVVHKPAEWSPVTATLLAEIMHEAGIPGGVVNLVHGFGETAGKALTEHPHIKAIAFIGESSTGSLIQKQCADTLKRVHLELGGKNPVVVFADADLDRALDAVVFMLYSLNGQRCTSSSRLLVERPIHDEFVAKLAERVASIRVGDPLDPKTEVGPLVHPRQFEKVCSYFDIARQDGATVAVGGERLGTSGNYVRPSLITNARSPMRVAQEEIFGPVLTVIAFDTEEEALHVANDVKYGLAGYLWTNDLTRAHTFAQGLDVGMVWINSENVRHLPTPFGGMKASGIGRDGGDYSFDFYMETKNIAVNLNRHRAARLGVGEGQPQKDAADKRLAE